GATCCAACGCATTATTGCCGCGACGCCAACGACCGAGGACGAACTTTCCCGCGATGCCCGATTCCAAAAAATATTTGCGTCCTGAGGTTACCGCTCGGATTCGTCGACTCGAGTTGACGGCCCGCCGAGTGGTCGAAGGATTTTTATCGGGAATGCATCGGAGTCCGTACTTTGGACAATCGATCGAATTCCTGCAGCACCGCCAATACACTCGAGGCGACGAAATTCGTCACATCGATTGGAAAGTGTATGCGCGTCAAGATCGGTTGCACATCAAACAGTACGAAGAGGAAACCAATCTTCGGTTAACCCTGCTTGTCGATCGCTCGGCCAGTATGGCGTACGGTGATGGCGAATCGAATAAGTTTGATTATTCGGCATCCATCGCCGCTTCGCTTGCGTATCTTGCCCTGCGGCAAAAGGATGCTACGGGGCTCGTCACGTTCGATACAAAAGTGCGAGCGACCGTGCCGGCAAAGAGCAACCAACAGCAATTGAATCGGATTTTAGCGACGCTCGATTCGGTCGGCGCCGATGGCCGCACCGATTTGGTGGCGGTGGCCAAAGAGATTTCTCAGGGGCTGCCGCGTCGCGGTTTGGTGGTGATTATCTCGGATCTGCTTGGTGTCGATTCGCTGCTGGAAGGTTTGCGTTTGCTTCGCCAACGCGGGCATGATGTGGCGATGTTCCATGTGCTGCACGACCATGAAATCGACTTTGAATTCAATGGAGCCACCCGGTTTGAAGGCCTCGAAAGTGAAGACTTCTTGAACTGTAATCCACGTGCACTGCGTGAAGGTTACTTGGCCGCATTGGACGAATTTTTGTCAAGCACCAAGAAAGCGTGTGGACGTTTATCGATCGACTACCTGCAGGTCCGCACCAGCGAACCGCTCGATGCGGTGCTGGCCAAATTCCTGGCCGCTCGGCAATCGCTACCTAAACTGAAACGATAAACTCTACGAAAATGATTGCTCCAGCAAAAACGAGATGTTGTTGCTGAAACCTGTACTTTTACCCTTCACTCTTCTGACGTCGAATTTCCCTTGTTTCTTTATCCCGCATTAACGATTGGCTTTTTGTTTGTCGCGGTGCCACTGTTGGTCCACTTGATCAACATGCTTCGGCATCGACGACAAAAATGGGCTGCCATGGATTTTTTGCTCGCGAGTTACCGCAAGCAGAAAAAGTGGATTCGACTGCGACAACTGCTGCTGTTGTTGTCGCGTTTGGCTGTGGCCGCCGTATTGATCGCGATGCTGTGCGGATGGAACGGGGGCGGGCAAATGCTCGGCATGTTGGGCGGAACCACCACGCACCACGTCGTCATCTTGGACGACAGCTATTCGATGGGGGATGCGTCCGGCGGGGCGACCGCTTACGCCAGAGCGCTGGAAGCACTTCAGGAATTAACGCGGCGATTGGCTACCGACGATGGCAACCATCAATTGACGGTGATGCGATCAAGCCGCGCGGCGTTGACGCTGCGGGGGGGCAGTGAATCGGGCGACTCGGCAGCCGATTTGTCTGCGCAAACGGTGACCTCTGATTCGCGGTTGATCAGCCGGGTGATGTCGACATCCGCATCGTCGCTGTTGACGGATTTGGTACCCGCGTTGGATTTGGCGACCGAGCTGATTCAATCGACTCCCGCCGACCGAAAGGTGCTGTACATCGCCAGCGATTTTCGTGATCGTGATTGGGCGGCGCCC
The nucleotide sequence above comes from Novipirellula caenicola. Encoded proteins:
- a CDS encoding DUF58 domain-containing protein — translated: MRPEVTARIRRLELTARRVVEGFLSGMHRSPYFGQSIEFLQHRQYTRGDEIRHIDWKVYARQDRLHIKQYEEETNLRLTLLVDRSASMAYGDGESNKFDYSASIAASLAYLALRQKDATGLVTFDTKVRATVPAKSNQQQLNRILATLDSVGADGRTDLVAVAKEISQGLPRRGLVVIISDLLGVDSLLEGLRLLRQRGHDVAMFHVLHDHEIDFEFNGATRFEGLESEDFLNCNPRALREGYLAALDEFLSSTKKACGRLSIDYLQVRTSEPLDAVLAKFLAARQSLPKLKR